TAATATTTAGTTTCAACATGATATGCCGCTTATGTGTTCTTACATCATACCTTTTAAGGTGGTGACCCACAATTTATTTTCTCTTTTTCAGTAAATGTATATGTTGTGAAACTTTGTATGTACGTTAATCTCTAGCACTGAACTGTTCATGTACACTAGATGATAATTTGAAAGTATATTGATGATTGACAATTATTCTGTATTTCCCAATGTGTTAAAAGGATCATTTATTAGTAATATTTCAACTGCATACACCTCAAAATTATAGAATGCCACTTTTTCTCGTGCTTGTGTggtgttttatattgtttttgttgttttgaaaattggCCACTGACCATAAATAAATACCCTTTTGCTTAATATTTAGTTAGAGTTGTACTTGATGTATATTTATGAAATCGAATCATATTTTAAAGGAAATTGTTCACCgtttgcaaaatgacaattttcagaAACAAATGGCATATACGAAAGAAAGACTGTATTCATTATGCTTAAACAAGCGAAAAGACACCACTTACtaaaaaaatgttacattattggCTCATTAAAGAATTAGCAACActtgaaatcggtaaaataataaagcatgtATAACTTTCTTTATCGATCATTTGGAAGATGCGTGTATTACTAAGTGTTATTATTCGCCATTAATTAGTATATAGGATGAGTTGGGTAGTGGTGGTGGGCTTGCTTTTGCTCCCAGGgttccctggttcgaatcccaggATAGAAAATGTTGCGCATTCAACTTTGTTTCTTGCTATTATAGTATTTAAGACTATTCACGACATAAGTGATAAGTTAATCAACATATttaatgagatttaaaaaaaacgtgaacAAGTCCGTTTAAGCTTTAATATCTTATTTTTACAGCTTTGTATGATCAAACACGTAGAATGCATCCACAGCCTGCTTGTGTATAAATTCATCGGTAACTTTTTCTTCGTTGACTTTATGATATTGGTTTAAATGCTCAACAAAGCTTGTGTTCTTCTCCTCCgactataaaataaatatacctgACTCGAGTTTGAAGTTCAAGGGAGGATACTGTGCATTGGAAAAATGCAAATCTCATGGATTAGTAGTCTATCTTTATTCGAAATTAATATGAACTTAAGCAAGTGTTTAACAGAATGTTAAAATTGGAAAACAAAAGTGAATGTTTTAATGTACATACACAATAGCATCTTAATAAACATGCTAAATTACGAATTGTTTGTATGTTCTTAATACATCATCTCATTAATTATGTACCAATCTACTATTGCTTTGCCATTTTAAAAgaacttttcaatttttttttaatttcccaCTTGGTGTATGACAAAATGACCCTGTGTATTCACACATCGCTGCAGATCGATTGAGATTTCGGCAAGtggaaatattaaattatttaaatttcttgAGACATATGATATAATAGAATGTACTTCGGAACTAATGTTACTGCTCTTATAAGTGTTAACACAATGTAATTAATGCATATTGACTAAAATATTTCGATGTGAAGGAATAAAGTACCTCAGTTGAAATAATACACGTATTAAACACTGATTGACGAACAACATGTAGAAACACAATAAACAATTTTAGCCATTGACAATCTTAAAGGCGTGTATGTGTGGCCTCTCTCTGCTGTATTTTACTGGTCCGCTAAATGATCATAtggaccgcgctctgtgaaaagggggtttaatgcatgtgcgtatagtgccgtcccagatgagactgtgcagtccgcacaggctaatcagggacgacactttccgcttttatgatatttttcgtttcataatagtctcttcttcgcaaaaatccagtttatgcggaaaatgtcgtccatgattagcctgtgcggactgcaatcgactaacgcatcgtctgtggttcatccatcggctgcgaCACTGTATACATGCAGGTTAAAAGCGTAGTgtattttacgtattgaattgagcaggtttgcgtgtgttctttgagagcctaagtaagaaggactttgtgaacgtaatccctaTCTTCCTAGCTGCTtgcttttaaagaaatccgttagaatgtgaAAAAATGTAGAATATGGAAAAGCTTACACTACGCTTTAAACCGACATGTATACAGTGtcgcagccgatggatgaaccacagacgatgcgttagtcgattgcacggtgtgcTTCAAAACACTTATAATTGGCAAAACAGCGTGTGTACATCACTTTATATAAACTTTGATCTCGGTAcagtacaaaaatatatcaaatatttctGCGAAATTCAGAAACTGTGTCTTTTCCTCTGATCAAATCTGCTGCCTTTTCTCCCACCATAATGGATGGAGCATTTGTATTGCCAGAAGTAACATTTGGAAACACAGACGCGTCCGCAACACGAAGACTTTTAATTCCTTTGACCCTCAACTCAGGGTCAACCACTGTTCTAGGATCATCTATCGGTCCCATCTTGCAAGTTCCAGAATGGTGATACTCGGTGATCCCGATGTGACGTATGAGACATTCCCAGTACTCATCAGAGCGGAACTTGTGATTCGAACAGAAGGGCATCTTCATCCGGTCGATATCAACGCCCAGTGCCTTCATATCTGGTGTCTCCATTAGCTTCTCCCATATACGGATTCCTCCAATCAGAGTTTTCACATCTCTTTCGTCCTCTAAGAATTTCGGGTCAATAGTCGGATGGTCGAACGGATCGTTACTTTTCAGTGTAATTTGCCCCCGACTGAACGGTCTCGTAAGACATAGAGCAGTTGTAAAGCCGTGCTGGTTTGCGTCACTATTCAGCAGCGCACTCGCTATGTGACCTTCATAATTTAACACGTTTACTGAAAACAATGTTGCGAAAAAGATCATTTGAATATCCGGATACCTCTTTCCAACGTTAGCCTTCTCTAAATGCAGAAACGCTGAAGTGTCTAGCGAAGAAGTAGAATATATACCTTTTCCCAGTAGCGCGTAAAGGAGTTTCATCCAGTAGCTTTCGACGCCATCTCTGGTAATGCTCAAACTTTGGTTGATATGTGACAACAGTGGTATATACAAATGGTCTTGTAAATTCTGTCCTACAGGTAAATCAGCTATTACTGGAATATTCTTTTCTTTGAGGTGGCTACTGGGCCCTATACCGGATAACAAAAGCAGTTGAGGAGTATTTATTGTTCCGCCAGAAAGAATAATCTCACGCCTTGCTTTTACGTAGTGTTTTCTGCCGTCCTTGATATAATAAACGCCTTTTGCTGTTTTATCGCTTTCGTCGATTTGAACTTTCGTTGCAAAACTTTGCAGTGAAACGTGCAAAtttctcatttgtttttttaccaatgTATTCCAATCCAGTGCTGCTTCTTACACCATCTCGAAGAGATTTGGGCAAAGTGCTGAACCAATGCTGATCTTTTCCGTTATAATCAGTGACGTCATATCCAAGTCGTTGTCCAGCCTTTAAAATGTGGTCATTAAGCTCGGTCACGTAACCGTACGATACGGCAATGGGCCCTCCCTGGCTATGGTACGGAGAGGATTTCAAGCTTTCAATGTGTATGTCTTCGGATTTCAGGAAATAGGGGAGCACTTCCTTATAGCCCCACCCTGTACATCCAGCCGCCTCCCATTCGTCAAAATCAAATGAGCTTCCCCTTGTGTATTAGACGCcatttatgcaacttgtcccgCCTAAAACGCGCCCTCTTGGCCAATAGCTTCTGTGGCCCTTCAAACCGAAACTAGGATTTTTTCTGTGGTTCTGTGTAGTACTCCCAATCGTATTCAGTCTTCAGAGACATGGCCCACATTAAGGGACTCTGAAAAAAGCTAGGCCTTTCCGAATAATGCCCGCCTGCTCCTAATAGCAATATCTTGTTATCGGGGTATTCGGCTAGCCTTGCCGCAACCACTGAACCAGCTGACCCGGCTCCGACTATAATATAATCATATTCTTCGTCTGTGTGTCCCTGTAACACGTTATGCATTGGGTCGCCTTGTCTGTACGCGAAATATAGTGCTATAGCAAGCACCAAACAGGTTAAAACCACAAcgtacattttaataatttacgCCCCTAAATCACTGAAACTGTTGATTGCTGCGCAGTAACATAATCCGATAAGATCGAGTACATGTAAAGATAGTTGATATATCCGATATTAACGCACGCTTCATACGTATGCGATATCTGAAGTGAGTAACTCCAGTCAAGGTCGTTTATTACTAACACACGCGCTACGTTGCTTATTTGTAATATCAGTTGTCAATGCATGCGCATTTGTACTTGTACGATAGGGCGAAACTACGTTCGCTGTGCATTGAAATATCAGTTTAAATTACAGGAGTAGCAAGTTTCGTAGCTAGATGCGAATCGAAGTGACCTGCGATAttatttaatcaaagcgctgaaggcactgaatttgtacgctattgcataatcttagacgcaactcagttttcaaaattatgttataggtTTTTGTAtcacaagtttaaaatgaacacaacccattcaaatttataaagagtgtgtcttaaagcacaggtcgaatTGTGgatgcactgtttatcctcatatttatgttatagagataacttagacaaaataacaacaatatgtctcttttctTTCGCAATTGGTtactgcactggcaaccatctttagaattttggatGCCTAGCTAAAGAATAACAAGACTAGAATCatatacatgttgtgttatgtgtatccaatactttattttcttttaattattgagcaacagttttgccgacatgacatacttttaaggcatcatgtcttgttgtgagccggaattgaatcattgcctaggcctaattgatccacagtcgccaatttgtattctatgtttaattggattgagttgtgtCAAGCTttaaaaaagctagttgccctggttTTTAGCCCAACTCGTGGCTCTtgacattgcagacgacagcaataatttcgcgctgtTTCTTAAAACACGGCTTTTACGttgcatacatgtatagtgaatggtTATTATCCCGCGGCTGTAATACTTCAATCCTTCAATCCTTCATCCTTCAATACCCAACAATTATAGAGGTATAACCCTTGTGAGTTGTTTTGCTAAGTTATTCACGAGTATACTCAATGAACGCTTACAAAATTGGGCTACAGCTTATGACATTTTAACTGACGCACAGTTCGGATTCAAACCGGGTTATAGTACGGTCGACGCATTATTTGTCCTTCAATCATTGATTGAAAGTCatatcaataataaacaaaaacggTTTTGCTGCTTTGTCGATTATTTAAAGGCATATGACTTAACGGATCGCATGCATCTCTGGTTTAAGCTCATTAGGTCCGGTATCGATGGCAAACTCCTGTCCGTTTTTCGCTCTTTGTATAACCAGATTAAATTAGGTGTCAAACATATGAATAGTATTTCCGATTTATTTGAATCCGACATCGGGTTAGTACAGGGAGAAATATGTTCGccaataatgttttcattattcttaAATGACATTGAGTTGTACTTACAAGCTGATATAAATGCGGGCATTACAATTGATCAATTATCCATTTATCTTCTATTATTCGCCGACGACGCAGTACTAATCTCAGAATCATCTGAGGGTTTACAATCATCCTTGAACAATTTGTTTGAGTATTGCACGAAGTGGAATATAACGGTGAATGtcgaaaaaacaaaaattgttatttttcataaagGCAGATTAAAAAAAGGCTATAGATGGGTGTACAATAATAATCCAATTGAAAtcgtgaacaattttaattatctagGAATAGTAGTTTCAAGCAGCGGCTCGTTTATACAAGCCACAAATACTTTATCAGCCAAAGCGCTTAGAGCGATGAACGCATTATTTACTGTTACAAAATCATTGAATgtatctgttaaaataatgttaaatctgtttgatgcatatgttgccTCGATCCTAAATTATGGAAGCGAGGTATGGGGGTTTACTAAAGCCGAAAATATTGAGCGTGTCCAACGCAAATTCTGTAAATGGCTTTTAAGTGTAAAAGCTTCTactaattcaaatgctttgtatgccgaagtagggagatacccgatgtatatatgtcgatatttgcgagtagttaaatatttcttaaaattgtgcaACGAAAAATCTTCTAACtgtattttaagtaatattattcgtaaacaatttaaagaatcATGTGATAATCCTCACTCCAAGTCATGGACATCAAACGTTCGGAAACTCTTGCAAGAGTCAGGTTTTTATGACGTATGGTTATATCCAGAATCGGTTAATGTTAACAGCTTTATTATAATGTTTCGCAATAgattaaaagatttgtttatttcaaaatggcgaatTGATGTAAATGACTCTCCATCACTATATTTGTACAAATAATTGAAACCCATATTTGAAAGATCCATTTATtaagacaaaattgaaaattcgaaatttagaaacataatcGCAAAATTGAGATTGTCTTCccatgttctatttatagaaactggtaggcaccaaaatattcaaagaaattaaagaacatgtacattttgttcaatgaatgaaattgaagatgagtaccattttgttcttatatgtcctttatatgataatattagaaatacatgtatacctgttttttacaaaagaagaccaagtatgtttaaatttgtacaattgttgaatgagactagaaaatctgtattgatacgtctagctaatttttgtataaaagcatttaaacttagagtcgaaaatttatagtcttatgagagaatagttttttccccaaaattgtgattttgtaaataatttataactgcataatgtctatattttatttttctcaatcactaacggatcataatcatttacataactttgtttaacaattaagagccttctctttctctttcatattgcattctcacaaaaatcatctatgtgtaaaaatgcataaacatttgttgttagtttgacgcatgtgtatgtatatgtatttatgattgatttattgtttttgacgatgagctgtatatgcttaagtcgcaaataaactatctgttttgttctgttctgtaaaaaagggtgtaaatcagttctataaatatacacgatgaaatatacatgcactggaattAAATTGGCACCACATCAAATTGTTAACGggtattgtttttcacaacttattcgcgatgctttccacaggatttttttgGACGCCCCGTGGCCGTCATcagtggaggggggggggggggaagggagaTGAACCCCCTCTGTACGTTATTTATGACGTTATTTTGGTCCgttatgactctttaagaaaaaaGCTATGAAGTCATGGTTAAcgacatttatttcattgctgaACACTTTTTCTCACGCATAGATACGCATAACCCCAACTCGTATcaattactgtatacttacttctTTTCCCGTCGCTTTTCATTGCCAGAatatcccgtatattccatttttaatagttaactcaagaatttcataaacataagCATTCGCCTTTTTTCTTGAGTAGCAAATGtatttcggcataagtgactattaaaagatgtgatgaaataatatCGAATCGAGACAGGGTTTTCCAACTGAACACAATTATGTCGCTTTActtgctgttcaataaatacacccacacatTTCACGTGACGTTGTGCATGATGCatagttttcgcgcgctttttactgaGACAAAGACACAGCAAAAATACacgaagcactgtttatttgaagctacacTTTGTTTATGtcgcgttaacattaaaattcagaagcgtgtttcggattacaaatttatttatgccaaattgagaattcgacaaaacattttagtggtatgtaatgaattcaactttaatttgttaaaattctttacgagtcgaataaatgattAAACTGTATtctgcatgcaatgcacaatttccacgagaggagcaaatgtgggataaatttcatGCTTAAAAAAATCCAGTAGTCATGGCGGTATTCGAACAAGGGACCTCTCCATCTCTAAGCTAGCGTTCTACCATTATACAAATGTTCCCACTCATTCGtagtctgcataattttactgcacgcaatgcaggcctacgagtgctgtcgctcatgcaaagcgtgcgctctcattggccaatatcgattgtatacaacgacgctccgcctagcgtagttaagacagactgacttgcaaaactcgctacAATATTTGTACGCTATCGCGtccaaataaaaaatgatatgtgTAAGGTAGTGGAAAGATCATATTAGCAAAAAGATGAATTATGACGTTTCATATTTCAGAAacatattacaaaatgtatattacATTTGAATCTTTTAAATTGTACTTATGTGCAACGGATTTTATAGCACCGTCACTGCATTGAACTACGAATGGAAATTCCCTTTAATTCCGACTACATGATTATCACTTTCGGTCATAGAAAGGCCTATGTTATTTAAAGGACAGCACCTTATACTTTACCTTCAAACGGGTGTGCAAAGACCTAGGTTTGCAAGTATTTCATATGCTCTATAAAGTATATCCATGCAAACGTATATGATATACATTGTTTTAATACtttgatatattatttaattatattataaaatcatATTGCAACTTAATGTAAAAAAGATTGAAAGGCTTCTGAATGCGATTAAAAGATCTGTTGGTTCAGTAGGTATTAAAATTAATGAGAATGTCAGGGGCTCACCTTCCAAATTTATGACCAACCTGTTAAACTTTATGGCCAACTTCCATTTTCATCCCACCTTAAAAAATAAGTCACACCCATCACACTGAAAACATGCTGAGTGGATGGTTGAATATACATAGTCTACCAGCCGAATGAAAGTCACCTTGCCAATTTTCAGAACGACTCCTCTGGCATTTTGATAATTTGCAAATTGACGCGTTTCAGAAAAAAATCATAGACTAAAATTAATATAAAGATTGTGCTTGGACAAGCGAAATAGCATTCCTTACCACGAACATATTTCCAATTATTTGTTCATAAATTAACAGTCATCATTCACAATCGGTAAAATAATGAATCGTTTGTCACGCTTTTCATTGATCATTTGGACAATACGCGAGTGTCGTAGTTGTAGTGGAGTTGCTTTTACTTGCAGAGTTGCCTAATTCGAATCCCTAGATAGAAAATATTCATTATACAACTGTTGTTCTTGTAGTTGTAAACATCTATGAACAAGTCCTTTAAAGctatcatatattatttttacaactTGGCATGTACATACACATACAATCAAACCACAGTCTGCATGTGTATAAACTCATCGGTATGTTTTGTCTCGGTAGAATTTATTAGACTGGTCTCAATGCTAAACAAAGCTTTTGTTATTGTCTTCCGACTTTCAATAAATTTAACCCGAATTTGAACATTAAGGGAGAACACTGTGCATGAGTAAAATGCCAATCTCATTGATTGGTAATATCTCTTTATTTGAATGCCAATATAAACTTAAGCTAATGTTGAACGACACAGAGTTAAGTTTTGAAATGTGTATTTCATAAACCAGTTTACCATACATGCAAACAGTTACTAAACCATGTGTACTGTACTGACTTGTACAACAAGTTAATGTGTGATATAATGGCATgtactattttattgtttattacatgttaattattgaaattaaacatttttagaaGCTATTTATGGTATTCCCAATTCATTAATTTAAAACCAAGCTTCACTACACGTACATTCGTAATATTTCCTCGTTGAAGACAGCATGTTTAGTTTACCTATTACAGTTCACTGCAGTTTATGACACATAGTCcatacatttgtaaaaatagGTAATACATTTTAAGAGCATATGCAAGCGATAACATGAGCgcgttaaaacaaataaatgtactCAATGTAAAAGCCAAATACCACAATAACAATTGACTTCATAAAACAGAATAATAGAAATAATCGCAGTCAGTGCACTATAGATTTATGGGTTCACGTATGTTCGGCTGATAACGCAGAAACACGAAGATGATACGATAACATTTAACAGTTAAAAATGGCGGCGTCAACACGGAAGTCAAAATGGACTGAAACAAACGAAGCACTATTCGATGTTCTCAAAGAAGCCGATTTACCATTAGAAGTCAAGGTGTATGATGAATATGCTAATCACACAGTTGACTCGGATTTAATAAATTTATCGGACAGCAAATTGTTGATTGTGTGTCGAAAATCGCTCTCCTTCGCAAGGGTTCACATTTTAGAATCAGAATTCTTTGATGGGATACCTATAGAGCAACGAAATGACTTTGAAACTATTGCAGAAAGGGCCAACTATGTTGGAAATGAATATTACATTCCAATGAAATATCCCAGACGTTTGCAAACGGATACCATGATACAGCCTACAAATATGAGATCTGGACGATTGACGTTTACCAAGGTATGTTTTTAACACTTGTTTAGTGCTTATAGAGTGCTCAATTATATCATATCAGGAAACGATACATTCACAGAACACTGTTATAAGTCATAATAATAAATTAGCAAGACAAACCATATCGTTTGGTAATAATCATTGTTATCATAAAAAGCTAATATAAAATTGAAAGCATCAAAGCTCAACCGTTGATTTATATTGTTAATTATATTTCTAGTTTATAATATGTTTCTGATTTGGCGACAGAGAGAACAATATTTctttagaattgtttttaagtCATAGTTACTTAACGTTGTAGTTTTATGTTTTCAGACCAAAAAGACCGCGACAGTCAACACAGATGGGACTTACACACGTCTCATTCACTGCCTACAAGCACTCAAAGAAGAGAAAATTTGCCCCTTAGCTTTTT
This sequence is a window from Dreissena polymorpha isolate Duluth1 chromosome 16, UMN_Dpol_1.0, whole genome shotgun sequence. Protein-coding genes within it:
- the LOC127862298 gene encoding glucose dehydrogenase [FAD, quinone]-like, giving the protein MRNLHVSLQSFATKVQIDESDKTAKGVYYIKDGRKHYVKARREIILSGGTINTPQLLLLSGIGPSSHLKEKNIPVIADLPVGQNLQDHLYIPLLSHINQSLSITRDGVESYWMKLLYALLGKGIYSTSSLDTSAFLHLEKANVGKRYPDIQMIFFATLFSVNVLNYEGHIASALLNSDANQHGFTTALCLTRPFSRGQITLKSNDPFDHPTIDPKFLEDERDVKTLIGGIRIWEKLMETPDMKALGVDIDRMKMPFCSNHKFRSDEYWECLIRHIGITEYHHSGTCKMGPIDDPRTVVDPELRVKGIKSLRVADASVFPNVTSGNTNAPSIMVGEKAADLIRGKDTVSEFRRNI